A segment of the Desulfuromonadaceae bacterium genome:
AGTCCGTATGGCAAAACCGGTCGGGTTACGGACCGAAATCATTGTCCATGTTATCATCCTGCTCGGTGCGGCCCTGCTTTTTTCCGGATTTCTGCTGCTCAAATTAACCGAACGGGAACTGGTGGCGCAACAGATCGCGGCCTTTTCCGCAACGGCGGAAATCTTTGCCGCATCATTATCCCTCCCTCCCGAAAAACGCGGTCTGGGCGAATCTCAGCCGTTGCCGACATCCGTCCCGGTCGATGCCTGGAGCCTGGTAGACGACACCCTGGCACCGATCGAACAATTGTCCTCTCGCTTCGATTTTATTCTCGATATGAACGCGTTACAGACCGTTCGCCAGACGCTTGAAAATTCAACCCGCCTGAGCTATGACAGCCCCGCCTGGTTCGGCAGCAACAGCGAAGGTCATTTTTTGATCTCGGTGCCCCTGATCCGTGGCGGGCAATTTGTCGGCGCGGTTCAACTGCGTTTTTCTCTTGCCGAGATGGCCATGCGGATTCGAGCGGCGCAACGCTGGTTTATCGGTTATGTCCTGATTTTCGGCATCCTCCTCAGCGGCTGCGGTTTTTATCTGCTTAACCGTAACGTGGTTCGCCCGATCGGACGTTTGCGCATCGCTACCGAACGCATTGCCGCCGGCGACCTGGAACAGGCACCGCAAGTCACCGGCCCGCGTGAAATTGCGGAATTGTCAGCAGCGTTTGCAACCATGGTCACCGCACTCAAGGAAAGCCGCGCCGAAAGCGAAGAGCATATCGCTTCTCTGGAAGCCGCCAACAGTGAACTACGCAATGCACAACAGCGGCTGGCGCGTTCCGAAAAACTGGCAACCGTTGGTCATCTGGCCGCGGGCATGGCGCATGAACTCGGCAATCCCCTCGGCGCGGTCAGCGGTTATCTGGCGTTAATCCGCAAC
Coding sequences within it:
- a CDS encoding HAMP domain-containing protein translates to MAKPVGLRTEIIVHVIILLGAALLFSGFLLLKLTERELVAQQIAAFSATAEIFAASLSLPPEKRGLGESQPLPTSVPVDAWSLVDDTLAPIEQLSSRFDFILDMNALQTVRQTLENSTRLSYDSPAWFGSNSEGHFLISVPLIRGGQFVGAVQLRFSLAEMAMRIRAAQRWFIGYVLIFGILLSGCGFYLLNRNVVRPIGRLRIATERIAAGDLEQAPQVTGPREIAELSAAFATMVTALKESRAESEEHIASLEAANSELRNAQQRLARSEKLATVGHLAAGMAHELGNPLGAVSGYLALIRNEPDATLAQELAERAMIEITRIDRLVRDLLDYARPAAETLDAVDINEVTTAAVEFLRHQGIFDSRQFVCTPATTPATVRIDRHRLQQVLVNLLLNARDATTAGGQIVLTTAIEHNTVKISVRDDGCGMSAEILAHIFDPFYTTKDPDQGRGLGLAVCARIIDDAKGRIDVDSAPGKGTLLTLILPLVE